In Rhineura floridana isolate rRhiFlo1 chromosome 1, rRhiFlo1.hap2, whole genome shotgun sequence, the following proteins share a genomic window:
- the LOC133375503 gene encoding fucolectin-like isoform X1 produces MALIWFPRIATGLRMPIARTWLLALALLAGRGEAQSCRPELQGVAHNLAKGRPACQSSTLSNPIVGTASKAVDGNCSGEWFKDGSCTHTGWDMEPWWYVDLGGQYAISAVVVKNREDCCGERLQGAQVHVGDSVADHGKSSPLCGTITNTSLGSITMLSCNWLKGRYVSINIPGREEYLHVCEVEVYGAKAEDQCQQSTVQAGRRELGGKQG; encoded by the exons ATGGCACTCATCTGGTTCCCAAGGATTGCTACTGGCCTAAG GATGCCCATCGCCCGGACTTGGCTGCTGGCCCTGGCACTCCTGGCTGGGCGTGGGGaggcccagagctgcaggcctgAACTCCAAGGGGTTG CTCACAATTTGGCCAAGGGTCGCCCAGCCTGTCAGTCCTCCACCTTGTCAAATCCAATTGTTGGAACAGCGAGCAAAGCCGTGGATGGGAACTGTAGCGGTGAGTGGTTTAAAGATGGCAGCTGCACCCACACTGGGTGGGACATGGAGCCCTGGTGGTACGTGGACTTGGGCGGCCAGTACGCCATCTCCGCTGTGGTGGTGAAAAACCGGGAGGACTGCTGTGGTGAACGTCTCCAGGGAGCCCAGGTCCATGTGGGAGACTCCGTGGCTGACCATggcaagtccagccccct ctGCGGGACCATCACAAACACCAGCCTTGGCTCCATCACTATGCTGTCCTGCAATTGGCTCAAGGGCCGCTATGTGAGCATCAACATCCCTGGACGGGAAGAGTACCTTCACGTGTGTGAGGTGGAGGTCTATGGCGCCAAAGCGGAAGACCAGTGTCAACAATCAACAGTGCAGGCTGGGCGACGGGAGTTGGGAGGGAAGCAGGGGTGA
- the LOC133375503 gene encoding fucolectin-like isoform X2 yields the protein MPIARTWLLALALLAGRGEAQSCRPELQGVAHNLAKGRPACQSSTLSNPIVGTASKAVDGNCSGEWFKDGSCTHTGWDMEPWWYVDLGGQYAISAVVVKNREDCCGERLQGAQVHVGDSVADHGKSSPLCGTITNTSLGSITMLSCNWLKGRYVSINIPGREEYLHVCEVEVYGAKAEDQCQQSTVQAGRRELGGKQG from the exons ATGCCCATCGCCCGGACTTGGCTGCTGGCCCTGGCACTCCTGGCTGGGCGTGGGGaggcccagagctgcaggcctgAACTCCAAGGGGTTG CTCACAATTTGGCCAAGGGTCGCCCAGCCTGTCAGTCCTCCACCTTGTCAAATCCAATTGTTGGAACAGCGAGCAAAGCCGTGGATGGGAACTGTAGCGGTGAGTGGTTTAAAGATGGCAGCTGCACCCACACTGGGTGGGACATGGAGCCCTGGTGGTACGTGGACTTGGGCGGCCAGTACGCCATCTCCGCTGTGGTGGTGAAAAACCGGGAGGACTGCTGTGGTGAACGTCTCCAGGGAGCCCAGGTCCATGTGGGAGACTCCGTGGCTGACCATggcaagtccagccccct ctGCGGGACCATCACAAACACCAGCCTTGGCTCCATCACTATGCTGTCCTGCAATTGGCTCAAGGGCCGCTATGTGAGCATCAACATCCCTGGACGGGAAGAGTACCTTCACGTGTGTGAGGTGGAGGTCTATGGCGCCAAAGCGGAAGACCAGTGTCAACAATCAACAGTGCAGGCTGGGCGACGGGAGTTGGGAGGGAAGCAGGGGTGA